One genomic segment of Paenibacillus xylanexedens includes these proteins:
- a CDS encoding Gfo/Idh/MocA family protein, with translation MSKIKVAVFGCGAIAERRHIPEYAANENVELVAFADPVVERAEKMAETYGGKAYSSYEELLANETVDAVSVCTPNYLHAPMAIAAANAGKHVLVEKPMAVSTEEGEQMIEAAKKNGVYLMVGHNQRLMPPHVKAKEILESGKLGKVLNFRTSFGHPGPEGWSVDGAESWFFRKEEAIMGAMGDLGVHKSDFIRYLLNDEVSEVAGFISTLHKEGTKVDDNATCLLRMKSGAIGTLVASWTQYRAGDNSTVLWCENGVMKIGTVEGDEVIVELTNGTVETYKVGAMATNEKQVPSGVIDAFVESIVTQTPPAISGEEGLRSLQVILAAFESEKTGQIVKL, from the coding sequence ATGAGTAAAATTAAAGTTGCTGTATTCGGCTGTGGAGCCATTGCCGAGCGCAGACATATTCCAGAGTACGCTGCCAATGAGAACGTAGAACTTGTCGCTTTTGCCGATCCGGTTGTGGAGCGTGCGGAAAAGATGGCCGAGACTTACGGCGGTAAAGCGTATTCCAGTTACGAAGAATTGCTTGCAAACGAAACGGTGGATGCCGTTAGTGTGTGTACACCAAACTATCTGCATGCGCCAATGGCGATTGCTGCTGCAAATGCAGGCAAGCATGTATTGGTTGAGAAACCAATGGCAGTATCCACTGAAGAAGGCGAGCAAATGATCGAAGCTGCCAAGAAAAATGGCGTGTATTTGATGGTTGGACACAACCAGCGTTTGATGCCTCCTCACGTGAAAGCAAAAGAAATTCTCGAATCCGGCAAACTCGGTAAAGTCCTGAATTTCCGTACATCATTTGGTCACCCGGGTCCGGAAGGATGGAGTGTGGACGGAGCTGAAAGCTGGTTCTTCCGTAAAGAAGAAGCGATTATGGGCGCTATGGGCGACCTGGGCGTGCACAAATCCGACTTCATCCGTTACTTGCTGAATGATGAAGTATCTGAAGTGGCTGGTTTCATCAGCACACTGCACAAGGAAGGCACTAAAGTTGACGATAACGCAACTTGTTTGCTGCGTATGAAGAGCGGAGCGATCGGAACGCTCGTAGCGAGCTGGACACAATACAGAGCTGGAGACAACAGTACAGTGCTGTGGTGCGAGAATGGTGTTATGAAGATCGGAACAGTGGAAGGCGATGAAGTTATCGTTGAGCTGACCAATGGTACAGTTGAGACGTACAAAGTTGGTGCCATGGCTACCAACGAGAAACAAGTACCGAGTGGTGTCATTGACGCATTTGTAGAGTCGATTGTAACCCAAACACCTCCAGCGATTTCCGGGGAAGAGGGCTTGCGCTCCCTGCAAGTGATCTTGGCAGCATTTGAATCCGAGAAAACAGGTCAGATCGTTAAACTGTAA
- a CDS encoding sugar phosphate isomerase/epimerase family protein, whose translation MKKLNIGLQLFTLRDETAADFRVTLRKVAALGYEGVEFAGYGDIPAEEMKALLDELGLKGFSSHVSLHAMREDLQKQIDYLKTIGAQYIICPYLMPEDRPENAEGWTKLFAELQQYGAEAAKQGLIFGYHNHDFEFHGQVGDANAFDAMFAQTSPEAVKVEMDVCWVQFAGQNPIEYINKYAGRLPLLHLKDFSKDEQGQMKTLELGQGSVDLPAVIEGATNAGVEWLIVEQDVCQNPPLESVSNSYNWLKENYLNQF comes from the coding sequence ATGAAAAAACTTAATATTGGTTTGCAATTGTTTACACTCCGTGATGAAACTGCAGCAGATTTTCGTGTTACGTTGCGTAAGGTAGCGGCCCTTGGATATGAAGGTGTGGAGTTTGCCGGATATGGCGATATTCCAGCTGAGGAAATGAAAGCGCTACTAGATGAACTTGGACTGAAAGGATTCAGCAGTCACGTTTCACTACATGCGATGCGCGAAGACTTGCAAAAACAAATCGATTACCTGAAAACAATTGGTGCACAATATATCATCTGCCCTTACCTGATGCCAGAAGATCGTCCTGAGAATGCAGAAGGTTGGACCAAGCTATTCGCTGAGTTACAACAATATGGAGCTGAAGCAGCGAAACAAGGGTTGATCTTTGGATACCATAACCATGACTTTGAATTCCATGGGCAGGTTGGTGATGCCAATGCCTTTGATGCCATGTTCGCTCAAACATCACCGGAAGCGGTAAAAGTGGAAATGGACGTATGTTGGGTACAATTTGCGGGACAAAATCCGATCGAGTATATTAATAAATATGCGGGTCGCTTGCCGCTGCTTCATCTGAAGGACTTCAGCAAAGACGAACAAGGCCAGATGAAAACACTGGAATTGGGACAAGGTTCGGTTGACCTGCCAGCGGTTATTGAAGGCGCTACGAATGCAGGCGTGGAATGGCTGATCGTGGAACAAGACGTATGTCAGAACCCTCCGCTTGAGAGCGTATCCAACAGCTACAACTGGTTGAAAGAAAACTACCTGAACCAATTCTAA